Proteins from a genomic interval of Paenibacillus sp. FSL H8-0048:
- a CDS encoding aminotransferase class I/II-fold pyridoxal phosphate-dependent enzyme yields MIINNAQHTGDKGKSMNSYLAPLVQQIQPSGIRKFFDLAAGSKDIISLGVGEPDFKTPWHVREACVYSLERGFTGYTSNAGMPELREGIAEYLETRFAVKYDPANQIIATVGGSEAIDLALRALISPGDEILIPEPCYISYSPITAIGGGIPVGIETFGKNNFKLTAEDLEAKITPRSKILILCYPSNPTGAIMSREDWEPIAKVVEKHDLIVISDEIYAELTYGSNHVSFASLPGMLDRTILVSGFSKAFAMTGWRMGYACGHPDLISAMLKIHQYTVMCAPSMGQVAALEALTNGMEEKDRMTDSYNQRRRLIVKGLREAGLECHEPQGAFYAFPSIQATGLTSDQFAQRLLLEYKVAAVPGSVFGLGGEGYLRCSYATSVSQLNEAVERIGAFVSQLSREGA; encoded by the coding sequence ATGATCATTAATAACGCACAGCACACAGGAGATAAAGGCAAGTCGATGAACTCTTATTTGGCCCCGCTGGTCCAGCAGATTCAGCCTTCGGGCATCCGCAAGTTTTTTGATCTGGCGGCAGGCAGCAAGGATATTATCTCGCTGGGTGTCGGCGAGCCGGATTTCAAGACACCCTGGCATGTCAGAGAGGCCTGCGTCTATTCACTCGAACGCGGCTTCACCGGCTACACCTCCAATGCCGGAATGCCTGAGCTGCGCGAGGGGATTGCCGAGTACCTGGAGACCCGCTTCGCCGTGAAGTATGATCCGGCGAATCAGATTATCGCCACGGTTGGCGGCAGCGAGGCCATCGATTTGGCTCTGCGTGCCCTGATCTCTCCGGGAGACGAGATTCTGATTCCCGAGCCATGCTACATCTCTTATTCTCCGATTACGGCTATCGGAGGCGGGATTCCCGTAGGCATTGAGACCTTCGGGAAGAACAACTTCAAGCTGACTGCCGAAGATCTGGAGGCCAAGATCACTCCGCGCTCGAAGATTCTGATTCTTTGCTATCCAAGCAATCCGACAGGCGCGATCATGAGCCGTGAAGATTGGGAGCCGATTGCCAAGGTGGTCGAGAAGCATGATCTTATCGTCATCTCCGATGAGATTTATGCCGAGCTTACGTATGGAAGCAATCATGTCAGCTTCGCTTCACTGCCGGGAATGCTGGACCGGACGATCCTGGTCAGCGGGTTCTCCAAGGCCTTCGCCATGACCGGCTGGCGGATGGGCTATGCCTGCGGCCACCCGGATCTGATCTCTGCCATGCTGAAGATTCACCAGTATACCGTCATGTGCGCGCCTTCGATGGGCCAGGTGGCTGCGCTGGAGGCACTTACCAACGGAATGGAAGAGAAGGACCGCATGACAGACTCGTATAACCAGCGCCGCCGGCTGATTGTCAAGGGGCTGCGGGAGGCGGGACTGGAGTGTCATGAGCCGCAGGGTGCCTTCTATGCATTTCCGAGCATCCAGGCCACCGGTCTGACCTCCGACCAGTTCGCCCAGCGTCTGCTGCTTGAATATAAGGTCGCTGCTGTTCCGGGAAGTGTCTTCGGTCTGGGCGGGGAAGGCTATCTGCGCTGCTCCTATGCCACCTCGGTGTCCCAGCTGAATGAAGCGGTTGAGCGAATTGGGGCATTTGTCTCACAGCTGTCCCGGGAAGGGGCCTGA
- a CDS encoding Lrp/AsnC family transcriptional regulator, with product MNELKRKVLELLKEDARSSTALMATLLGAEEEDVKTVIAEMEQDHVIVKYATVVNWDKVDDERVTALIEVQITPERGRGFEGIAERIYLYPQVKSVYLMSGAYDLLVEVEGRNLREVANFVSEKLSPIDAVLSTKTNFTLKKYKQDGIIFEEHEEDNRLMISP from the coding sequence ATGAATGAATTGAAAAGGAAAGTGCTGGAACTGCTCAAGGAGGACGCGCGTAGCTCCACGGCATTAATGGCGACCCTGCTTGGTGCGGAGGAAGAAGATGTCAAGACCGTGATCGCCGAAATGGAGCAGGACCATGTCATTGTGAAATACGCGACGGTTGTCAATTGGGACAAAGTCGATGATGAACGGGTGACGGCACTGATCGAGGTACAGATTACACCGGAACGGGGCCGCGGCTTCGAGGGGATTGCCGAACGGATCTATCTGTATCCGCAGGTTAAATCCGTCTATCTGATGTCCGGTGCTTACGATCTGCTGGTGGAAGTGGAAGGCCGCAATCTGCGCGAAGTCGCTAACTTTGTGTCTGAGAAGCTGTCGCCGATTGATGCAGTGCTCTCTACGAAGACTAATTTTACGCTCAAAAAATACAAACAGGACGGTATCATCTTTGAAGAGCATGAGGAAGACAACCGTCTGATGATATCTCCGTGA
- a CDS encoding aspartyl-phosphate phosphatase Spo0E family protein has protein sequence MPRASGDANARRLSLEDEIQMLRSRMEQLFMQEKSFTSDNVIAISSLLDLKINEYMRSRHRKSN, from the coding sequence CTGCCTCGCGCCTCAGGAGATGCGAATGCACGCAGGCTCTCGCTGGAAGATGAAATTCAGATGCTCCGCAGCAGAATGGAACAGCTCTTTATGCAGGAGAAGTCCTTTACCTCGGATAATGTAATAGCAATCAGCAGCTTGCTGGATCTCAAGATTAATGAGTATATGAGAAGCCGTCACCGCAAGAGCAATTAA